One window of the Anaerobranca californiensis DSM 14826 genome contains the following:
- the megL gene encoding methionine gamma-lyase, which produces MKREEIMKKGFSTKTIHGGHVKDEMYGALTTPIYATSTFVFDCAEQGGRRFALEEGGYIYSRLGNPTVTAVEEKLAILENGEAAIATASGMGAITAALWTLLKAGDHIVADDTLYGCTFAYMEHGLTRYGVEVTFVDASNPENVRKAMKENTKVVYIETPVNPNLKVVDIAEIAKIAHSQEGVKLIVDNTFATPYLQQPLTLGADIVVHSATKYLNGHGDVIAGFVVGSLEFITQVRIFGVKDMTGASLSPFDAFLIDRGMKTLDLRMEKHCQNAMKIAEYLANHPMVEKVYYPGLKDNPYHQLAKKQMKSFGGIIAFEVKGGFENGKKVINSVQLCKLAVSLGDAETLVQHPPSMTHSTYTPEQLAAVGISQGLIRMSVGLENAEDIIDDLEQALSQIK; this is translated from the coding sequence ATGAAAAGGGAAGAAATTATGAAAAAAGGATTTAGTACCAAAACTATCCATGGTGGCCATGTTAAAGATGAAATGTATGGTGCATTAACAACACCTATCTATGCAACATCAACTTTTGTTTTTGATTGTGCTGAACAAGGGGGAAGAAGATTTGCTTTAGAAGAAGGGGGTTATATTTATTCAAGACTTGGTAACCCAACAGTTACTGCAGTAGAAGAAAAATTGGCTATTTTGGAAAACGGTGAAGCTGCTATAGCTACAGCTTCAGGAATGGGTGCAATTACAGCAGCCCTTTGGACCCTTTTAAAGGCAGGGGATCACATAGTGGCAGATGACACCCTTTATGGTTGTACCTTTGCATATATGGAACACGGTTTAACTAGATATGGTGTGGAAGTCACCTTTGTAGATGCTTCTAACCCTGAAAATGTTAGAAAAGCTATGAAAGAAAATACAAAGGTGGTATATATAGAAACTCCCGTTAACCCAAATTTAAAGGTAGTAGATATTGCTGAAATTGCTAAAATTGCCCATTCCCAAGAAGGAGTTAAGCTAATAGTAGACAATACCTTTGCAACTCCATATTTACAACAACCCCTTACATTAGGTGCTGATATTGTAGTTCATTCTGCTACAAAGTATTTAAATGGTCACGGTGATGTTATTGCCGGTTTTGTAGTAGGGTCCTTAGAATTTATTACCCAAGTACGTATATTTGGGGTAAAGGATATGACTGGTGCTTCTTTAAGTCCCTTTGATGCCTTTTTAATTGATAGAGGGATGAAAACTTTAGATTTAAGGATGGAAAAACACTGTCAAAATGCCATGAAAATCGCAGAGTATTTAGCTAACCATCCTATGGTAGAAAAAGTTTATTATCCAGGATTAAAGGATAACCCATATCACCAGTTAGCGAAAAAGCAAATGAAATCCTTTGGTGGAATTATTGCCTTTGAAGTTAAAGGTGGTTTTGAAAATGGAAAAAAAGTTATCAACTCCGTCCAGCTATGTAAACTAGCTGTTAGCTTAGGGGATGCGGAAACCTTAGTACAACATCCCCCTTCAATGACCCATTCCACATATACCCCAGAACAATTGGCAGCTGTAGGAATAAGTCAAGGTTTAATCAGAATGTCTGTTGGTTTAGAAAATGCAGAAGATATCATTGATGATTTAGAACAGGCATTAAGTCAAATTAAATAG